One window of Mastacembelus armatus chromosome 20, fMasArm1.2, whole genome shotgun sequence genomic DNA carries:
- the pks1 gene encoding probable polyketide synthase 16 yields MENTKDGIAVIGIGCNFPGGKSLDSFWTVLLKGKNCVVDIPAERFDSNFWYSADDLKPGKTQTTRAALIEGFNEFDHKFFGITEAEADFMDPQQKLLLQCTYRALEDAGMAMESISGSRTGVYIGLMNRDYEMLRSNNPTTITHYSGTGTAMSVAANRISFTFNLTGPSFAIDSACSSSLVALHLACQAIKQGDCEMALCGGVSCIIEPRVFVALSKAKMISPEGTSKPFSNRADGYGRGEGCGVVLLKPLKNAIKDWNKIWGIISKTAVNQDGHSVSPITKPSKTQQEELLRRIYSQTDLANVRYIEAHGTGTPVGDPTEAESISNVIAKARPPGSEMLRIGSVKGNIGHTESAAGVAGLIKVLLMMKHETIVPSVFYSEETASVDAKALNVSIPTKAEVWETNRPLGRVAGINSFGFGGTNAHVIVREHKQTTNFKQIQKGCPKLFVISAASEKSFILSITDTHQKLCNNETVDLQALSYTSACGRSHSRHKYRKAFLTSSLSDLKHQLTTVRKTKAESLRSDIHVVFVFCGNGVAYRDMCMQLLREVPFFSNKVREVENVFQRHKNISISKFLGSEYDDNFSRPDVVQPLLFAIQVGIANLLKHWGIKPDAVLGHSVGEVAAAHCSGLLSLEDAVKVLYHRSTLQSKVAGGKMLVISNVAVEKVLEVVQVFPGKICVAAFNSPQSCTVSGDEEAIDIFHKRLKMLFKDKNPFLHVLDVPAAYHSNMMDPILDDIERNIGFLDVNHMECELFSTVTGDKYLDGDFSNGRYWANNIRKPVLFEQTLRAATKGKQSTRNLVFVEIGPRRVLQRNIQEILGNDAIVLSSVQPEKDYASILSTVAKLFELGINVDWHHVYSGWETLPTALPVYQFDHSKKEQNFEHVRIGVDSSVFSPHMFVSQIKQDNKEHMYNLSKEVAPYLWEHKNNGVSIVPGAFYIELAYASVMATLKPRKPVSLLKFSVAFESLLTLCSNCHQLKVTLEHAENEGSFKIQSSVTAHASGTYRYIDGQALLEEPTICLDVIFQRCNVVMTREEIYSILLQAGFEYGPVFQQLSDVYFGDEFMEAVTVIEAHGELLKHLHDYFIHPALLDCFLQMTAMVAIGRLTNKQGYPSAIGSVAISGPLQGKMVLYLRATQETADFLEVCGCFSTLDGKVLVELKAVRISFLSNCSNALQSLFFHSEKVTINEDRILQISKIKAIVFEDKLGIAKGLRPYIHAESIIVESRDYWMSDQMYDLVYHSLKTSVDLKDVLFIWAAEDLSHLSPEKMLDCFVNCCELFRQIVLALKESKHCCTVRVITYRSTELTVDHISPGFVLSGMTRSCAAETAGLFFQLIDLASVTSEDIQMLLHVINSCNQQEVMISKGQASATQIARTPMNDADISGSDMKAMCLSNFVLQTADPYKMVNLSAIPYDTNRNPVQEKSVEIHLTRVCVHSSDYFPVTTSHLKFGKTMYWNKHASQNHKLLALDFCGVVTAVGKDVRSLRAGDHIASCYPVTAAAKIVIPEAVCYSIKKLPFLKETPCMSYFILAWEILQMLPMVKQQHRKLIIISSNSASALMKVLALTANRSGWNVSSLPHVRGAPLNLDQGHTFVFLTPFDYTGEPVYASDGLDKHILFVCSSHLSSSLSSNMFELKSEHMHIHKLDIANILQRSHLQARNRKIFNWLMSLGFESESLPLKKETFQLTGTNEPHIDADAESYFTTKTVQQVVIDHRGSDYPGSDIPLLTSPEPLFKQSCVYIVTGGLSGLGLETVKFIAHNGGGCIATLSRSTPTDELQFEMKLLQKRYGVTIINVQCDVSVSMQVVKVISKIEERFFSCPVKGVFHSAAVLHDALIENIDESFFQKVLQPKVCGALNLHHATLHNKLDFFVCYSSISSFIGNASQCNYAAANSFLDTFCHYRRNLGLAGQSINWGPLNLGLLLNKDQFQKFLEAKGMMIMDVSEVHETLKKCLLMNRPQQVICKFNFKNLNIHVLSQNPSLRERLSSLVEMELRDDSTKPRFQNLSSVHESVRTIVSDISSVSVDELDDDSALCALGIDSMLAMTLQNKIFQETGVNVPLVRILDPSSTLATLVAIVLNSE; encoded by the exons ATGGAGAACACCAAAGATGGCATAGCGGTCATCGGCATTGGATGCAATTTCCCTGGAG gcAAGTCACTGGACAGTTTCTGGACAGTTCTGTTGAAGGGAAAGAACTGTGTGGTAGATATTCCCGCAGAGAGGTTTGACTCTAATTTTTGGTATAGTGCTGATGACCTCAAACCCGGAAAGACACAAACAACCAGAGCAGCTCTTATAGAAGG GTTTAATGAGTTTGATCACAAGTTTTTTGGCATCACTGAAGCAGAGGCTGATTTCATGGACCCTCAACAGAAACTCCTTCTTCAGTGCACATACAGAGCATTGGAAGATGCAGGGATGGCTATGGAAAGCATTAGTGGAAGCAGAACTGGAGTTTATATAG GTCTTATGAACAGGGATTACGAGATGCTCCGAAGTAACAACCCTACTACAATAACACACTACAGCGGCACTGGGACGGCCATGAGTGTGGCTGCCAATAGAATTTCCTTCACTTTTAATCTCACTGGCCCTTCTTTTGCCATTGACAGCGCCTGCTCCTCATCTTTGGTGGCTCTACATTTAGCCTGCCAGGCTATAAAGCAAG GAGACTGTGAGATGGCCTTGTGTGGAGGTGTCAGCTGTATCATAGAGCCAAGAGTGTTTGTTGCTCTCAGCAAGGCCAAAATGATCTCACCTGAAGGGACCAGCAAACCTTTCTCCAACAGAGCAGATGGTTATGGTAGAGGGGAGGGCTGTGGGGTAGTTCTCCTGAAGCCTCTGAAAAAT GCAATAAAAGACTGGAACAAAATATGGGGCATTATCAGCAAAACAGCAGTCAACCAAGATGGTCACTCAGTCTCTCCAATCACCAAACCCTCCAAAACACAGCAAGAGGAGCTGCTGCGAAGAATCTATTCCCAGACTGACCTCGCAAATGTCCGGTACATAGAGGCACATGGGACCGGGACCCCAGTTGGAGACCCAACGGAAGCAGAAAGCATCTCCAATGTCATTGCTAAAGCCAGACCTCCTGGTTCAGAGATGCTGCGGATTGGATCTGTGAAGGGCAACATCGGACACACAGAATCTGCAGCTGGAGTGGCTGGACTCATTAAGGTACTCCTAATGATGAAGCATGAGACTATTGTTCCCTCAGTTTTCTACTCTGAAGAGACTGCAAGTGTAGATGCCAAAGCTCTGAATGTAAGTATTCCAACTAAAGCTGAAGTATGGGAAACAAATAGGCCATTAGGAAGGGTAGCTGGGATCAACAGCTTTGGGTTTGGTGGCACAAATGCACATGTAATTGTAAGAGAACACAAACAGACTACAAATTTCAAACAGATTCAAAAAGGCTGCCCAAAACTCTTTGTAATATCTGCAGCCTCTGAGAAATCATTTATCCTGTCCATCACTGACACCCACCAGAAGCTATGCAACAATGAAACAGTTGACTTACAGGCATTGTCATACACCTCAGCATGTGGAAGGAGTCATTCCAGACACAAATATAGGAAGGCCTTTCTAACATCTTCCCTCTCAGATTTAAAACATCAGCTGACAACTGTACGGAAGACAAAAGCTGAGTCTCTAAGGTCTGACATCCATGTGGTCTTTGTATTTTGTGGTAATGGGGTTGCCTACAGGGATATGTGCATGCAGCTACTGAGAGAAGTTCCTTTTTTCAGCAATAAGGTCAGAGAAGTGGAGAATGTCTTCCAGAGacataaaaacatcagcatcagtAAATTTCTTGGTAGTGAGTATGATGATAATTTTAGCAGGCCAGATGTTGTCCAGCCTCTTCTTTTTGCCATTCAGGTTGGCATTGCCAATCTCCTCAAGCACTGGGGTATCAAACCTGATGCAGTGCTTGGACACTCTGTAGGCGAGGTTGCTGCAGCTCACTGTTCTGGCCTTTTGTCTCTTGAAGATGCGGTTAAAGTGTTGTACCACCGTAGTACTCTTCAGAGCAAGGTTGCGGGGGGAAAAATGCTTGTGATTAGCAATGTGGCCGTAGAAAAGGTATTAGAAGTCGTTCAGGTCTTCCCTGGCAAGATTTGTGTTGCAGCTTTCAACAGTCCTCAGTCCTGCACAGTGTCAGGAGATGAAGAGGCAATTGATATCTTTCACAAAAGGCTAAAGATGctatttaaagacaaaaatcCTTTTCTCCATGTCTTGGATGTTCCAGCAGCTTATCACAGCAATATGATGGACCCCATACTAGACGACATTGAGAGAAACATAGGTTTTTTGGATGTAAACCATATGGAATGTGAACTTTTTTCAACTGTGACTGGAGACAAGTATTTAGATGGTGATTTCAGCAATGGCAGATACTGGGCAAATAACATTCGAAAGCCGGTCTTATTTGAACAAACACTGCGTGCTGCAACGAAAGGCAAGCAATCAACAAGAAATTTGGTCTTTGTGGAGATTGGACCTCGTAGAGTTCTGCAAAGAAACATACAGGAGATTCTGGGGAATGATGCCATAGTTCTTTCCTCTGTCCAGCCAGAAAAAGATTATGCCTCAATCTTGTCTACTGTGGCAAAATTATTTGAACTGGGCATAAATGTGGACTGGCATCATGTCTACAGTGGTTGGGAGACATTGCCCACAGCTCTACCAGTCTATCAGTTCGACCACTCAAAGAAAGAACAGAATTTTGAACATGTGAGAATAGGTGTAGACTCATCTGTTTTTTCTCCGCATATGTTTGTAAGCCAAATAAAGCAGGATAACAAAGAGCACATGTACAACCTTTCGAAAGAGGTGGCACCGTATCTTTGGGAGCATAAAAACAATGGTGTTTCAATTGTGCCTGGTGCATTTTATATTGAACTGGCTTATGCCTCAGTGATGGCAACTTTAAAGCCAAGGAAGCCTGTTTCTCTGCTCAAGTTCAGTGTTGCATTTGAGAGTCTACTTACactctgctcaaactgtcatcAGCTGAAAGTGACACTGGAGCATGCAGAGAATGAGGGTTCATTTAAAATACAGTCGTCTGTCACAGCACATGCATCCGGCACGTACAGGTATATAGATGGCCAAGCATTATTAGAGGAACCAACTATTTGTCTTGATGTGATCTTCCAAAGATGCAATGTGGTTATGACAAGAGAAGAGATCTATTCAATTCTTTTACAAGCAGGTTTTGAATATGGCCCTGTCTTTCAACAGCTCAGTGATGTGTATTTTGGTGATGAATTTATGGAAGCTGTGACAGTAATTGAAGCCCATGGAGAACTTCTAAAACATCTTCATGACTATTTCATCCACCCTGCGTTATTAGACTGTTTCCTCCAAATGACCGCCATGGTAGCTATTGGACGgctaacaaacaaacagggaTACCCCTCAGCTATTGGTAGTGTTGCCATATCTGGACCACTACAAGGGAAAATGGTCCTGTACTTGCGAGCAACACAAGAGACAGCGGACTTCCTTGAAGTATGTGGTTGCTTTTCCACTTTGGATGGCAAAGTACTTGTGGAACTTAAGGCAGTGAGAATCTCATTTTTGAGCAACTGCTCAAATGCTCTTCAGTCACTgttttttcacagtgaaaaagTGACGATTAATGAAGACAGAATTTTACaaatcagcaaaataaaagcaatagtTTTTGAAGACAAACTTGGTATTGCTAAAGGACTTAGACCATATATCCATGCAGAGTCAATCATTGTGGAAAGCAGAGACTACTGGATGTCAGACCAAATGTATGATTTAGTGTATCACTCACTCAAAACCAGTGTAGATTTGAAGGATGTTCTCTTCATCTGGGCTGCTGAGGATCTCAGCCATTTGTCACCTGAGAAGATGCTGGACTGCTTTGTTAATTGCTGTGAGCTATTTCGCCAGATTGTGTTAGCCTTGAAAGAAAGTAAACATTGTTGCACTGTCCGTGTCATAACCTATAGATCGACAGAACTGACTGTGGACCACATCAGTCCTGGTTTTGTCCTTTCTGGTATGACAAGGAGTtgtgcagcagaaacagcaggtcTCTTTTTCCAGCTGATTGATCTGGCTTCTGTGACCAGTGAAGACATTCAAATGCTGCTTCATGTAATAAACTCATGCAACCAACAAGAGGTTATGATCAGCAAAGGGCAAGCATCAGCAACACAAATAGCACGGACCCCAATGAATGACGCAGATATCTCTGGCAGTGATATGAAGGCAATGTGTCTAAGCAACTTTGTACTGCAGACAGCTGATCCATACAAAATGGTTAATTTGTCTGCCATCCCCTATGATACAAATAGAAATCCTGTCCAAGAGAAGTCAGTTGAGATTCATTTAACCCGTGTATGTGTGCATTCATCTGATTACTTTCCTGTCACCACTTCACATTTGAAGTTTGGGAAGACAATGTACTGGAACAAGCACGCATCTCAAAATCACAAACTTCTGGCTTTAGATTTCTGTGGAGTTGTCACCGCAGTTGGGAAAGATGTTCGTAGTTTAAGAGCAGGAGATCATATTGCCTCGTGTTATCCAGttactgctgctgcaaaaaTTGTAATTCCTGAAGCTGTGTGCTACAGCATAAAGAAACTCCCATTTCTTAAAGAGACTCCATGTATGTCTTATTTTATATTGGCGTGGGAGATCCTTCAGATGCTACCTATGgtaaaacagcaacacagaaagTTAATTATTATTTCTTCAAACTCAGCATCTGCACTGATGAAGGTTTTGGCTCTGACAGCAAACAGATCAGGTTGGAATGTTTCTTCTCTGCCACATGTCAGAGGAGCACCTCTAAATTTGGATCAGGGCCACACATTTGTATTTCTAACCCCATTTGATTACACTGGGGAACCAGTTTATGCCAGTGATGGCCTTGACAAACACATTCTTTTTGTGTGTAGTAGTCATCTGTCATCCTCACTGtcatcaaacatgtttgaacTGAAAAGTGAACACATGCATATCCATAAACTGGATATAGCAAATATTCTGCAGAGATCACATCTGCAAGCGCGAAACAGGAAGATCTTTAACTGGCTGATGTCATTAGGCTTTGAGTCAGAATCTCTACCACTGAAAAAGGAGACGTTTCAATTAACAGGCACAAATGAGCCTCATATTGATGCAGATGCTGAGTCCTACTTTACAACAAAGACAGTGCAGCAGGTTGTTATAGATCACAGAGGATCTGATTATCCAGGGTCTGATATACCTTTACTTACAAGTCCAGAACCACTCTTCAAACAAAGCTGTGTTTATATTGTGACTGGGGGACTTTCTGGCTTGGGACTTGAGACAGTGAAGTTTATCGCCCATAACGGTGGAGGCTGTATCGCAACACTATCCAGAAGCACTCCCAcagatgagctgcagtttgaaatgaaactCCTCCAGAAAAGATATGGTGTTACTATCATAAATGTTCAATGTGATGTTTCTGTGTCAATGCAGGTAGTGAAAGTAATTTCAAAGATTGAAGAAAGGTTCTTTTCTTGTCCAGTCAAAGGAGTGTTTCACAGTGCTGCAGTATTGCACGATGCTCTGATTGAAAACATTGATGAGTCCTTCTTTCAAAAGGTGCTGCAACCCAAAGTCTGTGGTGCTCTAAATCTTCACCATGCAACACTTCACAACAAACTTGATTTCTTTGTGTGCTACTCTTCCATATCTTCATTTATTGGCAATGCTTCACAGTGTAACTATGCAGCAGCTAATTCTTTTCTCGACACATTCTGTCATTATCGGAGAAACCTTGGACTTGCTGGACAGTCCATCAACTGGGGTCCCTTGAACCTTGGCCTCTTGTTGAACAAAGACCAGTTCCAAAAGTTCCTGGAGGCAAAAGGAATGATGATAATGGATGTGAGTGAGGTTCATGAGACTCTCAAAAAGTGTCTTTTGATGAACAGACCACAACAGGTTATATGCAAGTTCAACTTCAAAAATCTCAACATTCATGTTCTTTCACAAAATCCCTCTCTCAGAGAGCGGCTGTCATCTTTGGTGGAAATGGAGCTCAGAGATGATAGTACCAAACCCAGGTTTCAAAATTTGTCTTCTGTGCATGAAAGTGTGAGAACAATTGTCAGTGACATAAGCAGTGTCAGTGTAGATGAACTGGATGATGACTCTGCTCTGTGTGCACTGGGTATTGACTCGATGTTGGCCATGActctacaaaacaaaattttcCAGGAGACAGGTGTAAATGTACCTTTGGTTAGAATACTGGACCCCAGCAGTACACTTGCCACTTTGGTAGCCATTGTATTAAATAGTGAATAA